AAAACATGAGTTCGTAGCGCATTTTCTGTGCCCAGCTTTGACCATATATCTTCAGGATCAGCATTCACATAATTTTCCATAATATCCATAAATTCATCATAGGAACGTGCAATGAGCACAGATTCCCCATAGGGATCCAGATGGGGCCTTCCAGCTCTTCCGGCCATCTGCTTGTACTCAAGAACAGGTATGGGTTTCATCCCAAAGTTTGGATCATACCGCTTATAGCTTCTGATGATCACCCTTCTTGCAGGAAGATTGAGTCCTGCTGCCAGTGTAGGTGTACTGGATATCATTTTTATCAGATTTTTTCGAAATCCTTCCTCCACCATTCTTCTGTGCTCAGAATTAAGACCTGCATGATGAAATGCAACACCCTGCCGGACACATCGGGAAAGGACATCTGCAATTTCAGTTTCACCGGCCTCACCTATTTCCTGTGACAGTGACTTCAGCTGAATAGTATCATGTTCATCAAGTATCTTTGAGACCCATTTACCGGCTTTTTTTGCAAACCCCATACAGTTCCTCCGGCTGCTTTCAAAGACAAGACATTGCCCTTTATCCTTTACAGTATCAATAACCAGATTTACTGCATCATCACGAGATTCGTCCTGAATGTCCTTTTTTATGTTTCCAATATGCAGGAGTCCATCCAATAGAATACCCTCATAGAGGTCTGTTGGTCTCCATTCGCTTACCACAAGCCTGGCGCCTAACCATCCAGCAATGTCTTCCGGGTTTCCGATAGTAGCAGATAATGCAATAATCTGGGAGCCAGGATTTAGATGTATCAGTTTTGCCAGTGTGATTTCAAGCGTTGGGCCTCTGTTCACGGAGTTTAACAGATGCACTTCATCTGCAACAACTGTATTGATCTCTTTCATCCAGGATGATTCATTCCTGAGCAGAGAATCTACCTTTTCAGAAGTTGCAATGATTATATCATTCTTACCAAGCCATTCTTCTCTGGAATCAAGATCTCCTGTAGCGATTCCCACCTTTATTCCCAGAGATTCAAATTCACGGAATCTGGAATACTTTTCTGATGCAAGTGCTTTCAGGGGAACTATATAGAGGCATTTTCCACCCATCCCTATGGACTTGAGCATGCAAAGCTCTGCAAGAAGTGTCTTTCCTGAAGCAGTTGGAATAGCTGCAACTATATTTTCTCCATCAAGCAAACCTTTATCAACAGCTTCTCTCTGAGGAGGATATAAATCAACAATTCCTGTATCAGTATAGTATTTTTTAACTTTTTCTGGAAGGTTTAGATTATTTATATTCATGTGATTGCTGCACTAAATTGATCCTAGCTGGTAAATAAATTACGATGATAGAATCTACCCATGAGCCATATTCATTTATCTTTCTTAGCTGAAATATTTCTCACTTAAAGTGACAAAACACATTAGTTAAAACTATTTATAATCAGTAAACAATCTATAACTATTAGTCTATATAACATTAATAAAAATTAATCACAGGTATACCACATGGATAGCATAAATCTTCTACCTTCATGGCTTACATGGGATTTTGCAAATTTTTTCGTGATCATCTTTA
Above is a genomic segment from Methanosalsum zhilinae DSM 4017 containing:
- a CDS encoding ATP-dependent DNA helicase; amino-acid sequence: MNINNLNLPEKVKKYYTDTGIVDLYPPQREAVDKGLLDGENIVAAIPTASGKTLLAELCMLKSIGMGGKCLYIVPLKALASEKYSRFREFESLGIKVGIATGDLDSREEWLGKNDIIIATSEKVDSLLRNESSWMKEINTVVADEVHLLNSVNRGPTLEITLAKLIHLNPGSQIIALSATIGNPEDIAGWLGARLVVSEWRPTDLYEGILLDGLLHIGNIKKDIQDESRDDAVNLVIDTVKDKGQCLVFESSRRNCMGFAKKAGKWVSKILDEHDTIQLKSLSQEIGEAGETEIADVLSRCVRQGVAFHHAGLNSEHRRMVEEGFRKNLIKMISSTPTLAAGLNLPARRVIIRSYKRYDPNFGMKPIPVLEYKQMAGRAGRPHLDPYGESVLIARSYDEFMDIMENYVNADPEDIWSKLGTENALRTHVLSTIVNGFAYTYRGLMDFVKMTFFAYQKEASDLHDVIEECVRFLIDNEMIISDSNDILPESAFRSTATGKLISMLYIDPLSGSLIMDGIRKADYFEDITMMHLICSTPDMKNLYMRSSDYENVNMYVLQNKDKFISMPSPFKMIEYEWFLGEVKTALLLLDWINEVPADDICKKYGIGEGDIRMFSETAVWLMHATSRLSGLLKVSEASEKSKELEKRLSYGINSELVNIVALKGIGRVRARKIYENGYRSIDDLKKADPLKLSKIVGSKISQKILKQLDIDVDISEIKEKDSDTVPEPESSQKTISDFT